The stretch of DNA TGTCTAAAGATAAGATTATTACAGCTTATAGATGTCATATCCTTCCTATTTCAATGGGGGTAGATCCAAAAAAAATAATGGCAGAACTTTTCGGAAAAAAAACAGGAACCTCCCATGGAATGGGTGGATCTATGCATATTTTTAGTAAAGAACACCGATTTTATGGTGGACATGGAATTGTAGGGGGGCAAATTCCACTAGGAGCTGGAATAGCTTTTGCTGATAAATATTTTAATAGAGATTCAGTAACGATTACACTTATGGGTGACGGAGCTGTTCGACAAGGTTCCTTGCATGAAACATTTAATATGGCCATGATATGGAAACTTCCTGTAGTTTTTATATGCGAAAATAATAAATATGCTATGGGAACTTCTATTAAAAGAAGTAGTAATGTAGAAGATATTTATAAAATAGGATTAGCATATAGAATGCCATCTTATTCTGTTGACGGAATGGATCCTGAAAAAATTGCAAAAGCAACTTCTATTGCTATAGAAAGAGCTAGAAATGGGAAAGGATCTACATTTTTGGACATTAAAACATATAGATTTAGAGGCCACTCTATGTCGGATTCAGAATCATATCGTACTAAACATGAAGTATCTTTTTATAAAAAAAATGATCCAATATTAAAATTAAAATATTTTATCTTAAAAAATAAATGGGAAACTATAGAAAAATTAAATGTTATTGAAAATAAAGTTAAAAAAGATATAGACTATTGTGTTGAGTTCGCAGAAAAATCAGATTATCCTTCTTTAGATGAAATGTATGATGTTGTTTATAATGAAAAAAACTATCCTTTTATAGATAAGGAATTAAAATTTTCAAATTAAAAATTAAAAAAATATAATGGCAGAAATAATAACCATGCCCCAATTGAGTGATACAATGGAAGAGGGAACTGTAATAAAATGGAATAAAAAAATAGGAGATAAAGTTTTAGAAGGAGATATTTTAGCTGAAATAGAAACTGATAAAGCTACTCAAGATTTTGAAATAGATGTTAGTGGAGTTTTACTATTTATAGGTGTACATGAAGGTGAAAAAACACGTGTTAATGAAATATTAGCAATTATAGGAGAAGAAGGAGAAGATATTCATCATTTAATTCCTAAAAATAATAAAGATGATATCAATAATAATATTGAAGGTATTAGTTCTAATAAAAAAGAAAAGGTAGAAGAAATTGAGTATAAAAAAGATAGAATTTTTATTTCTCCTTTAGCAAGAAAAATGGCTAAAGAAATAGGTATTTCCATAAAAAATATAGAAGGGAGTGGAGAAAATGGTAGAATTATAAAAAAAGATATAGAATCATCTCATGATAATAAAAAATTTCAAAAAACTATATCTCATTCTTCTATGAGAAAGAAGATAGCATATCATTTATCTTTTTCTAAGTTTTCAGCACCTCATTATTATATATTTAATGAAATAGATGTAGATCAATTAATTGAATTTAGGAAAAAAATAAATGATAAACTTTCTATAGAAGAAAGAATTTCATTTAATGATATTATTATTAAAGCAGTAGCTAAAGCTTTAAATACACATCCTAATATGAATACTTCTTGGAAAGAAAAAGAAATAATATATTATTCTGATATAAATATTGGAGTAGCTGTTGCATTAGAAGATGGTTTAATAGTTCCAGTAATTAAAAATGCGGATAAAAAATCTTTATTACAAATATCCAAAGAAATTAAAGATAAAGTTTCACGTTCTAAATTAAGAAAAATACAAGCAGAAGAATTAGAAAATAGTACATTTACAGTTTCTAATTTAGGAATGTATGGAGTAGAATCTTTTACTTCTATTATAAATATCCCAAATTCATCAATCCTATCAATAGGATCGATTATAAAA from Blattabacterium cuenoti encodes:
- the pdhA gene encoding pyruvate dehydrogenase (acetyl-transferring) E1 component subunit alpha, producing the protein MKEITTKTYLKWFRDMFFWRKFEDKCRSLYLKKKIRGFLHLYNGQEAVPAGLTHAMDMSKDKIITAYRCHILPISMGVDPKKIMAELFGKKTGTSHGMGGSMHIFSKEHRFYGGHGIVGGQIPLGAGIAFADKYFNRDSVTITLMGDGAVRQGSLHETFNMAMIWKLPVVFICENNKYAMGTSIKRSSNVEDIYKIGLAYRMPSYSVDGMDPEKIAKATSIAIERARNGKGSTFLDIKTYRFRGHSMSDSESYRTKHEVSFYKKNDPILKLKYFILKNKWETIEKLNVIENKVKKDIDYCVEFAEKSDYPSLDEMYDVVYNEKNYPFIDKELKFSN
- a CDS encoding dihydrolipoamide acetyltransferase family protein, whose amino-acid sequence is MAEIITMPQLSDTMEEGTVIKWNKKIGDKVLEGDILAEIETDKATQDFEIDVSGVLLFIGVHEGEKTRVNEILAIIGEEGEDIHHLIPKNNKDDINNNIEGISSNKKEKVEEIEYKKDRIFISPLARKMAKEIGISIKNIEGSGENGRIIKKDIESSHDNKKFQKTISHSSMRKKIAYHLSFSKFSAPHYYIFNEIDVDQLIEFRKKINDKLSIEERISFNDIIIKAVAKALNTHPNMNTSWKEKEIIYYSDINIGVAVALEDGLIVPVIKNADKKSLLQISKEIKDKVSRSKLRKIQAEELENSTFTVSNLGMYGVESFTSIINIPNSSILSIGSIIKKPIVKDDKIVVGSVMKITLSCDHRIIDGANGSSYLLSLRKFLEDPITILF